From the genome of Bradyrhizobium elkanii USDA 76, one region includes:
- a CDS encoding SCO family protein has protein sequence MIAPILRGIAFAGAGLASAGTGLWLTLAPVLAADAPPQSARSAAEIMDILMWNREPVGGPFALTDQAGHQRTDKEFRGRLMLVYFGFTTCPDVCPTDLQAIGLVLDKLGRDDDQVQPIFITVDPERDTSAHLADYVPMFHPRLIGLTGNLDAIRKVADAYKVYFARVPLKDGADYTVDHTAYIYLMDREGNYLGFFPPGTSADRMVEIIRPRLEH, from the coding sequence ATGATCGCGCCGATCCTGCGCGGCATTGCCTTCGCTGGCGCGGGCCTGGCGAGCGCCGGCACCGGCCTGTGGCTGACGCTGGCGCCGGTGCTGGCCGCCGATGCGCCGCCGCAATCGGCGCGCTCGGCCGCCGAGATCATGGACATCCTGATGTGGAACAGGGAGCCGGTCGGCGGCCCGTTCGCGCTGACCGATCAGGCCGGCCATCAGCGAACCGACAAAGAGTTCCGCGGCAGGCTGATGCTGGTTTATTTCGGCTTCACCACCTGCCCCGACGTCTGCCCGACCGATCTGCAGGCGATCGGGCTTGTGCTCGACAAGCTCGGCCGCGACGACGACCAGGTGCAACCGATCTTCATCACCGTCGATCCCGAGCGCGACACCTCTGCGCATCTCGCAGACTACGTGCCGATGTTTCACCCGCGCCTGATCGGGCTGACCGGCAATCTTGATGCGATCCGCAAGGTCGCCGATGCCTACAAGGTCTATTTCGCGCGGGTGCCGCTGAAGGACGGCGCCGACTACACCGTCGATCACACCGCCTACATCTATTTGATGGACCGCGAAGGCAATTATCTCGGCTTCTTTCCGCCGGGGACGTCAGCCGACCGGATGGTCGAGATCATCCGGCCAAGGCTCGAACACTGA
- a CDS encoding LysR substrate-binding domain-containing protein, which yields MRRLLFLNGIKAFEAAARTGSFAAAGSELNVSAAAISRMVHLLEERLGVALFERKANRLVTTPAGRAYQGGLTPIFDALASLTAQVTASASARVLTVGVGPTFALKWMIPHLAEFRKAEPDIEVRITTGGMAVPFADDWSCGIQLGDGQWPGLVAEPLFAADLMPVCTARLANTLKRPADLKGPSLIRVAHSPDDWPSWLKAAGVPRLTARGPEFQFYGQALQAASDGLGIAMGIRPYIDDDLAAGRLVAPFALSVPKGMRWYLVYRGFHAEQRDFAAFRRWIIRAAAEPAARRKGTRSA from the coding sequence ATGCGACGGCTGCTCTTTCTCAACGGCATCAAGGCGTTCGAAGCCGCGGCGCGGACCGGCAGCTTCGCGGCGGCGGGCAGCGAGCTCAACGTCTCGGCCGCCGCGATCAGCCGAATGGTGCACCTTTTGGAGGAGCGGCTCGGCGTCGCGCTGTTCGAGCGCAAGGCCAACCGCCTCGTCACCACGCCGGCCGGGCGCGCCTATCAGGGCGGGCTGACGCCGATCTTCGACGCGCTGGCGAGCCTCACCGCGCAGGTCACGGCGTCCGCCAGCGCGCGGGTGCTGACCGTCGGAGTCGGACCGACCTTTGCGCTGAAATGGATGATCCCGCACCTCGCCGAGTTCCGCAAAGCGGAGCCCGACATCGAGGTACGGATCACGACCGGCGGCATGGCCGTGCCGTTCGCCGACGACTGGAGCTGCGGCATCCAGCTCGGCGACGGCCAGTGGCCGGGCCTCGTCGCCGAGCCGCTGTTCGCCGCCGATCTGATGCCGGTGTGCACGGCGCGGCTCGCCAACACCTTGAAGCGCCCCGCCGACCTCAAGGGCCCGAGCCTGATCCGCGTCGCGCATTCGCCCGACGACTGGCCGTCCTGGCTGAAGGCCGCGGGCGTGCCGCGCCTGACCGCGCGCGGGCCGGAATTCCAATTCTACGGCCAGGCGCTGCAGGCAGCCAGCGACGGGCTCGGCATCGCGATGGGCATCCGGCCCTATATCGACGACGATCTCGCCGCCGGCCGGCTGGTGGCGCCGTTTGCGCTCAGCGTGCCCAAGGGCATGCGCTGGTATCTGGTCTATCGCGGCTTCCACGCCGAGCAGCGCGATTTCGCCGCGTTCCGGCGCTGGATCATCCGCGCCGCGGCGGAGCCCGCCGCCCGCCGCAAGGGAACGCGCAGTGCCTGA
- a CDS encoding glutathione binding-like protein, which translates to MIDLHYWSTPNGHKITMFLEETGLEYKIFPVNIGKGDQFKPDFLQIAPNNRIPAILDHAPKGGGKPLSLFESGAILLYLAEKTGQFLPADIHGRYDAIQWTFWQMGGLGPMAGQNHHFRNYAVEKLPYAIDRYVNETNRLYGVLNKRLADREFIAGDYSIADMASYPWVVPYKNQGQEIDDFPHLKRWLETIGKRPATERAYARAKEVNPNFGQPAIRTEEERKLLFGQTAAVVR; encoded by the coding sequence ATGATCGATCTCCACTACTGGTCCACGCCGAACGGTCACAAGATAACGATGTTCCTTGAGGAGACCGGATTGGAGTACAAGATTTTTCCGGTGAACATCGGCAAAGGCGATCAGTTCAAGCCGGACTTTTTGCAGATCGCGCCGAACAACCGCATCCCCGCAATTCTCGATCACGCGCCGAAGGGCGGCGGCAAGCCGCTCTCGCTGTTCGAGTCCGGCGCGATCCTGCTCTATCTCGCCGAGAAGACCGGACAATTCCTGCCAGCCGATATCCATGGCCGCTATGACGCGATCCAGTGGACATTCTGGCAGATGGGCGGGCTCGGGCCGATGGCCGGACAGAACCATCACTTCCGCAACTACGCCGTCGAGAAGCTGCCTTACGCGATCGACCGTTACGTCAATGAGACCAACCGGCTCTACGGCGTGCTCAACAAGCGGCTGGCCGACCGCGAATTCATCGCCGGTGACTACTCGATCGCCGACATGGCGAGCTATCCCTGGGTCGTGCCCTACAAGAACCAGGGCCAGGAGATCGACGATTTCCCGCATCTGAAGCGCTGGCTGGAGACGATCGGCAAGCGTCCGGCGACCGAGCGCGCCTATGCCAGGGCGAAGGAGGTCAATCCGAATTTCGGCCAGCCTGCGATCCGCACCGAGGAAGAGCGCAAGCTCTTGTTTGGGCAGACCGCGGCAGTGGTGCGGTAG
- a CDS encoding MBL fold metallo-hydrolase, with protein MTHDLARRDFLKGSAAIAGAAAAGAFSCVEIASAAPIEVPTVDKLSIRVLVDSSFDLFFKPKQAGGVTIASPPRSADYQKSLHNEWGLSLWLESEAKGAQRTLMLDYGYTPEVLLNNMALVGVDPAKLDALIVSHGHYDHFGGLNGFLDKFRDKLPADVKLYAGGEDNFCHRVSATPTKGQFSDFGTLDRRQLAAQRVTTVLCETPTVIAGHAFTTGKITRRSIERVLPQTWVEFGIKDGLGCNASHYLPAEMDGKIVPDEHIHEHATCFNVRDFGLVVISSCGHVGIVNSVKQAQEVSGIQKVHAIVGGFHLGPAPKDYLTEVVAEIRKLDPDVLIPMHCSGLNFVQEATAQMGDKVLVTTTGSRLSFGI; from the coding sequence ATGACACATGATTTGGCAAGGCGTGATTTCCTCAAGGGCTCGGCAGCGATTGCCGGCGCCGCGGCCGCGGGCGCCTTCTCCTGCGTCGAGATCGCCAGCGCCGCACCGATCGAGGTGCCGACCGTCGACAAGCTCTCGATCCGCGTGCTGGTCGATTCCAGCTTCGATTTGTTCTTCAAGCCGAAGCAGGCGGGCGGCGTCACCATCGCGTCGCCGCCGCGCTCCGCCGACTACCAGAAGTCGCTGCACAATGAATGGGGCCTGTCGCTGTGGCTGGAGTCGGAGGCCAAGGGCGCGCAGCGCACGCTGATGCTCGACTACGGCTACACGCCGGAAGTCCTGCTCAACAACATGGCGCTGGTCGGCGTCGACCCGGCGAAGCTCGACGCGCTGATCGTGAGCCACGGCCACTACGACCATTTCGGCGGCCTCAACGGCTTCCTCGACAAATTCCGCGACAAGCTGCCGGCCGACGTGAAGCTCTATGCCGGCGGCGAGGACAATTTCTGCCACCGCGTCAGCGCGACGCCGACCAAGGGCCAGTTCAGCGATTTCGGCACGCTCGACCGCCGCCAGCTCGCGGCGCAGCGCGTCACCACGGTGCTGTGCGAGACCCCGACCGTGATCGCGGGCCATGCCTTCACCACCGGCAAGATCACCCGCCGCAGCATCGAGCGCGTGCTGCCGCAGACCTGGGTCGAGTTCGGCATCAAGGACGGGCTCGGCTGCAACGCCAGCCACTATCTGCCGGCCGAGATGGACGGCAAGATCGTGCCCGACGAACACATCCATGAGCACGCCACCTGCTTCAACGTGCGGGACTTCGGCCTCGTCGTGATCTCGTCCTGCGGCCATGTCGGCATCGTCAATTCGGTGAAGCAGGCGCAGGAGGTCTCCGGCATCCAGAAGGTGCACGCCATCGTCGGCGGCTTCCATCTCGGGCCGGCGCCGAAGGACTACCTCACCGAGGTCGTCGCCGAGATCAGGAAGCTCGACCCCGACGTGCTGATCCCGATGCATTGCTCCGGGCTCAACTTCGTGCAGGAGGCTACCGCCCAGATGGGCGACAAGGTGCTGGTCACGACGACGGGCAGCCGCCTCTCCTTCGGCATATGA